From a region of the Armatimonadota bacterium genome:
- a CDS encoding sugar phosphate isomerase/epimerase, with the protein MTEHNLTLELATLFCDRLEHVHFSDNKGGELDLHLPLGVGHIDWKWIVHILKRVGYDGTITLEIFSEDRDYLLFSRDKLRRLWETVKI; encoded by the coding sequence ATGACTGAACATAATCTCACGCTTGAATTAGCTACGTTATTCTGCGACAGGCTCGAACACGTACATTTCTCTGATAATAAGGGGGGCGAACTTGATTTACACCTCCCACTTGGCGTAGGTCACATTGACTGGAAGTGGATCGTACATATTCTCAAGCGTGTGGGCTATGATGGTACTATAACCCTCGAAATTTTTTCCGAAGATCGTGATTATCTACTCTTCAGCCGCGATAAGCTACGAAGATTATGGGAGACAGTAAAAATTTAA